A stretch of the Deltaproteobacteria bacterium genome encodes the following:
- a CDS encoding SurA N-terminal domain-containing protein translates to MLDHLRNHAASWLTKTLLGLMSIGLIFFFGSSGLRRAEGIKNSPNILAEVNGEKITQGLFEMNYENQMRFYEQIFKGNISEEMKEKAKQDTLDQLLRIKLFAQEAKKMGVRVSKSELIEAITQNPNFSKDNVFDKNFYLKQVKPGFFKQTQVDYEDYLNEILLAEKFEDLNRDSVKVSDEEVKEEYSLNKTELNLEKYSVDLNKIQSQAGTESNPEKAKEQKTKEIEQEVFSTLSESQPSNPKDKKKTPSAIEVLKKKYELKDESTGFYSLRERAALVGSTEIKDTKEPLQCIVQLTLENPWCRKAYPIENQLVFFKLVGRKDADMEKFDQEKSKLAGDLLNRKKNLVLKQIADKLLQKAKTTTNSNLM, encoded by the coding sequence ATGCTAGATCATTTAAGAAACCACGCTGCTTCCTGGCTTACTAAAACTTTACTGGGACTCATGTCGATAGGCCTTATCTTCTTTTTTGGCTCTTCGGGCTTACGAAGAGCTGAGGGGATTAAAAACAGTCCTAATATCCTAGCAGAGGTCAATGGAGAAAAAATCACCCAGGGCTTATTTGAGATGAATTATGAGAATCAAATGCGGTTCTACGAACAAATTTTCAAAGGGAATATCTCAGAAGAAATGAAAGAGAAAGCCAAACAGGACACCCTCGACCAACTTCTCCGCATTAAACTGTTTGCCCAGGAGGCAAAAAAAATGGGAGTCCGGGTTTCTAAAAGCGAGCTAATAGAAGCCATCACACAAAATCCCAATTTTAGTAAAGACAATGTCTTTGATAAAAACTTTTATCTCAAACAAGTCAAACCCGGTTTTTTCAAACAAACCCAGGTGGACTATGAAGATTATTTGAATGAAATTTTATTGGCCGAAAAATTTGAAGACCTCAACAGGGATTCGGTAAAGGTTTCGGATGAAGAAGTGAAAGAGGAATACAGTCTTAATAAGACAGAGTTGAATCTGGAAAAATACAGTGTGGATTTAAATAAAATTCAATCTCAGGCTGGCACAGAATCAAACCCAGAAAAAGCTAAAGAGCAAAAAACGAAAGAAATAGAACAGGAAGTCTTTTCGACCCTATCTGAAAGTCAACCCAGCAACCCCAAAGACAAGAAAAAAACACCTTCTGCCATCGAAGTTCTTAAGAAAAAATATGAGCTAAAAGATGAAAGTACGGGTTTTTATTCGCTGAGAGAACGCGCCGCCTTGGTAGGCTCCACTGAAATCAAGGACACAAAAGAGCCCTTGCAGTGTATTGTCCAATTAACCCTGGAAAATCCATGGTGCAGGAAGGCCTATCCGATCGAAAATCAGCTCGTTTTCTTCAAACTCGTGGGACGAAAAGACGCGGATATGGAAAAGTTTGACCAAGAAAAAAGCAAACTGGCAGGCGACTTGCTCAATCGAAAGAAAAATCTTGTTTTAAAACAAATCGCCGACAAACTCCTTCAAAAAGCCAAAACAACAACCAACAGCAATTTAATGTAG
- a CDS encoding rod shape-determining protein, translated as MLGFFSNDLAIDLGTANTLVYVKGKGIVCAEPSVVAVLKDSKGTKKVIAVGREAKEMIGRTPGNIEAIRPIKDGVIADFEITEAMLRYFIRKVHNRKTLVRPRIIICVPFGITEVEKRAVRESAECAGAREVYLIEEPMAAAIGAGLPITEATGNMVVDIGGGTTEVAVISLAGIVFSQSVRVAGDRMDEAIIQYIKRKYNLLIGERTAEMVKITIGNAYPGAEMKTMEIKGRDLVAGVPRVMEINSDEIREAIAEPVYAIVEAVKIALEKIPPELAADIVDRGIVLTGGGALLKNLDLLLREETGLPVTIADDPLSAVVLGSGKALNDLDRLKGITVN; from the coding sequence ATTTTAGGTTTTTTTTCAAACGATTTAGCCATCGATTTAGGTACGGCCAATACCCTTGTTTATGTGAAAGGAAAAGGGATTGTTTGCGCGGAACCCTCTGTGGTTGCTGTTTTGAAAGATAGTAAAGGTACCAAAAAAGTGATTGCCGTGGGGCGAGAGGCCAAAGAAATGATTGGTCGAACTCCTGGCAATATCGAAGCCATCCGGCCCATTAAAGACGGAGTGATTGCCGATTTTGAAATCACCGAAGCCATGTTGCGCTATTTTATCCGCAAAGTACACAATCGAAAAACCCTGGTACGTCCTCGCATTATTATTTGTGTTCCCTTTGGAATTACGGAGGTGGAAAAACGGGCCGTAAGAGAATCCGCCGAATGTGCAGGTGCTCGGGAAGTCTATCTTATTGAGGAACCCATGGCCGCTGCCATTGGCGCAGGTTTGCCGATTACGGAAGCAACTGGGAACATGGTGGTGGATATCGGTGGGGGAACTACAGAAGTGGCCGTGATCTCGTTGGCGGGTATCGTCTTTTCACAATCCGTTCGCGTGGCTGGAGATCGCATGGATGAGGCCATTATCCAATACATCAAAAGAAAATATAATTTACTGATCGGTGAACGAACGGCAGAAATGGTTAAAATTACTATTGGGAATGCCTATCCTGGTGCTGAGATGAAGACTATGGAAATCAAAGGGCGTGATTTGGTGGCGGGTGTTCCTCGAGTGATGGAAATTAACAGTGATGAAATTCGGGAAGCCATTGCCGAACCTGTGTATGCCATTGTAGAAGCTGTGAAGATTGCCCTGGAAAAAATACCGCCAGAACTTGCCGCCGATATTGTAGACAGGGGAATTGTGCTAACCGGGGGAGGTGCTTTACTGAAAAATCTGGACCTCTTGCTTCGTGAAGAGACGGGTTTGCCTGTGACCATTGCAGATGACCCTCTCTCTGCAGTGGTTCTGGGAAGTGGTAAAGCTTTGAATGATTTGGATCGGCTGAAGGGAATTACCGTCAATTAA
- the mreC gene encoding rod shape-determining protein MreC has product MEKTQNRFLVSIFNPLLKSSHFFSEHFISLKNWFFCWGDICQENKNLKDQLQSKSLRLMELESILQTQKNWDKIQNFSLFSTYEKIPAKVLACNPSDLIQTLRINVGKKQSIALGDPVIVPEGLVGIVSEVYEDSSVVMLVTDTHFQASASLKNKVQKGLMKGFHKKMDFDRYFAMNRLEYLQNSSDIQEGDEAQTSGLDGFFPTGIPLGKISKVLRDEKNSFLNAEVIPAVDFFSLDGVLVLRRSIEIGLNYKLEFRRF; this is encoded by the coding sequence ATGGAAAAAACTCAAAATCGTTTTTTGGTTTCCATTTTTAATCCTCTCCTGAAAAGCAGTCATTTTTTTTCAGAACATTTTATTTCTCTTAAAAACTGGTTTTTTTGCTGGGGTGATATTTGTCAGGAAAATAAAAATCTAAAGGATCAGCTACAAAGTAAATCCCTGCGCTTAATGGAGCTAGAAAGTATTCTTCAAACTCAAAAAAATTGGGATAAAATTCAAAACTTTTCTCTCTTTTCTACTTATGAAAAAATTCCGGCAAAGGTGTTGGCTTGCAACCCCAGCGATCTTATTCAAACGCTTCGAATCAATGTGGGGAAAAAACAATCGATTGCCCTCGGTGATCCGGTCATCGTTCCCGAAGGTTTGGTCGGGATAGTGAGCGAGGTGTATGAAGACAGCTCGGTGGTAATGTTGGTCACCGACACTCATTTTCAGGCGAGTGCTTCTCTAAAAAACAAAGTGCAGAAAGGTTTAATGAAGGGCTTTCATAAAAAGATGGATTTTGATCGCTACTTCGCGATGAATCGTTTGGAATATTTGCAAAATTCGTCGGATATTCAAGAAGGGGATGAGGCGCAAACTTCGGGCCTCGATGGTTTTTTTCCGACAGGCATCCCTCTAGGAAAAATCTCTAAGGTTTTGCGCGATGAAAAGAATTCTTTTTTGAATGCGGAGGTGATTCCTGCGGTGGATTTTTTTAGTTTGGATGGGGTACTGGTTTTGAGAAGGAGTATAGAGATCGGATTAAATTATAAACTTGAGTTCCGCAGATTTTAA
- the mrdA gene encoding penicillin-binding protein 2, whose amino-acid sequence MIGEWMFPRNKIFFMGLVIVLFFAMVCSRLLYLQLFKRVAYQKISENFSLKETPLLAQRGILTDCKGRVLATTRPSFNLFLTPQKIKDTQALFEKISKITGQSQEIFSQILEKNKKTPKYKALLLMQDLNSDQAAQLNIFKNLAQKNNEYADFSAIDLKIEPLRTYPQSELFSHPLGFVRNEGGDWLGVQGLEKFYEATLRGVDGKEQTVVDAFGREMNALAFGMAKESLLENPLPGKNLQLTLDRDLQEAANTAFGNQSGALALLELKSGDVLALVSKPSFNANQLLSNISAKEWKKINEDELKPLLNRTLQAAYPPGSTFKIVTALTGLMEGKISPQEKFSCPGYYMSGGRRFSCWNAKGHGQVDFYHALMSSCDVYFYKLGERLGVDRIAEYAKRLGLGQLTGIDLDYERSGLIPSSEWKKRVKKEEWNPSETLSMAIGQGYDLVTPLQNALMMATVASGGKKITPHLVKNEEGKEGVKKNEEGLKIPAEIYKTLMSALKGVVQDPGGTAHRIALPGVEIGGKTGTAQVVNYDTQGRKAKSRKTEDHAWFVAYAPAENPEIALAVVVEHGGHGGAAAAPIAQAVLKKYFEVYHNQVWKEKTDEPRKKSRRP is encoded by the coding sequence ATGATTGGTGAGTGGATGTTCCCTCGCAATAAAATATTCTTCATGGGTCTTGTCATTGTCCTGTTTTTTGCGATGGTGTGCAGTCGCTTGCTTTATTTGCAGCTTTTTAAGAGGGTTGCGTACCAAAAAATTTCTGAAAATTTCAGTTTGAAAGAAACCCCCCTACTGGCTCAGCGCGGTATCTTGACGGACTGCAAGGGGAGGGTGCTGGCGACAACGCGTCCCTCGTTTAATTTATTTTTAACCCCGCAAAAAATAAAAGATACCCAGGCTCTTTTTGAAAAAATTTCGAAAATTACGGGGCAAAGCCAGGAAATTTTTTCTCAAATTTTGGAAAAAAATAAAAAAACTCCCAAATACAAAGCCCTTCTTTTAATGCAGGATTTGAATTCAGATCAAGCCGCCCAATTAAATATCTTTAAAAATTTGGCCCAAAAAAATAATGAATATGCCGATTTTTCAGCGATAGATCTTAAGATTGAGCCTTTACGCACTTATCCTCAGTCTGAACTATTTTCTCATCCCCTGGGTTTTGTTCGAAATGAAGGGGGGGATTGGTTAGGAGTGCAAGGTCTTGAAAAATTTTATGAGGCCACTTTAAGGGGAGTCGATGGAAAAGAACAAACTGTGGTAGATGCCTTTGGACGAGAGATGAATGCTCTTGCTTTTGGAATGGCCAAGGAATCTTTGTTGGAAAATCCGTTGCCAGGAAAAAACTTGCAGCTGACTTTGGATAGGGATTTACAAGAGGCTGCAAACACTGCTTTTGGAAATCAGTCTGGGGCCCTAGCCCTTCTGGAGCTGAAAAGCGGCGATGTCTTGGCCCTGGTTTCAAAACCTTCCTTCAATGCCAATCAACTTTTGTCTAATATAAGTGCAAAGGAATGGAAAAAAATTAATGAAGATGAATTGAAGCCCTTGCTCAATCGAACACTCCAGGCAGCTTATCCTCCCGGTTCTACTTTTAAGATTGTCACAGCCCTGACCGGTTTGATGGAGGGGAAAATATCTCCTCAAGAAAAATTTTCTTGTCCGGGTTATTACATGAGTGGAGGCAGGCGCTTTAGTTGTTGGAATGCCAAGGGGCATGGACAAGTGGATTTTTATCATGCCTTGATGTCGTCGTGCGATGTCTATTTTTACAAACTCGGAGAACGATTAGGGGTGGATAGAATCGCCGAGTATGCCAAACGATTGGGCTTGGGGCAGCTCACGGGCATCGATTTGGATTACGAGCGCAGTGGTTTAATTCCGAGTAGCGAATGGAAAAAACGGGTTAAAAAAGAAGAGTGGAATCCCAGCGAAACTTTATCGATGGCGATTGGACAGGGTTACGATTTGGTGACCCCTTTACAGAATGCCCTGATGATGGCGACCGTGGCTTCCGGTGGAAAAAAAATCACGCCTCATCTTGTGAAAAATGAGGAGGGGAAAGAGGGAGTGAAAAAAAACGAGGAGGGTCTGAAAATTCCTGCAGAAATTTATAAAACGCTGATGTCTGCCTTAAAAGGAGTGGTGCAAGACCCCGGCGGAACGGCCCATCGAATCGCTTTGCCAGGAGTAGAGATAGGAGGTAAGACTGGAACTGCCCAGGTGGTGAATTATGACACGCAGGGCCGAAAGGCGAAGTCCCGTAAAACGGAAGATCACGCCTGGTTTGTGGCCTATGCACCGGCAGAAAATCCGGAGATTGCGTTGGCAGTCGTCGTAGAACATGGAGGACACGGAGGAGCGGCCGCTGCACCTATTGCCCAAGCGGTGCTCAAAAAATATTTTGAAGTGTATCACAATCAAGTTTGGAAGGAGAAAACCGATGAGCCTCGAAAAAAATCAAGACGCCCCTGA
- a CDS encoding peroxiredoxin codes for MSLEKNQDAPDFEALDQEGKKRSLKEFKGKWVFVYFYPMDDTPGCTKEACSIRDEFSEIRKHAVVIGVSSDTVKSHQKFANKYQLPFLLISDPDKKVISDYGAKGLLFTKRISYLINPQGKIARAYLKVDPKTHATEVLADLLALVKNFCASF; via the coding sequence ATGAGCCTCGAAAAAAATCAAGACGCCCCTGATTTTGAAGCCCTCGATCAAGAAGGAAAGAAACGAAGTCTGAAAGAGTTTAAGGGAAAGTGGGTCTTTGTCTATTTTTATCCCATGGATGACACTCCAGGTTGTACCAAGGAAGCTTGTAGTATTCGGGATGAATTCTCGGAAATACGAAAACACGCGGTGGTGATTGGGGTGAGTTCGGATACAGTAAAAAGCCATCAGAAATTTGCGAACAAATATCAGCTGCCCTTTTTGTTGATCTCGGATCCTGACAAAAAGGTCATTAGCGATTATGGGGCCAAGGGATTATTGTTCACCAAACGAATTTCTTACCTCATTAATCCCCAGGGGAAAATTGCACGCGCCTATTTGAAGGTGGACCCTAAAACACATGCGACTGAAGTGTTGGCGGATTTGTTGGCGTTGGTGAAAAATTTTTGTGCTTCATTTTAA
- a CDS encoding class I SAM-dependent rRNA methyltransferase, whose protein sequence is MITLNSKAEKRLQQGHPWIFRSDLSIPENTLAGAVSLQNTSKKFLGLALYSPYSQIALRTLSAKNQSIDLNFFKQRITQAWERRKQLKLPSNAYRIVFGESDFIPSFILDFYNGALSFQILSAGLESCRGLVLQAVEEIFHPEILVERNDVSVRRLENLEQAQGLLKGEKSFIEIEEGSLRFEVDLLEGQKTGAFLDQRDNRMLASLLAQGKKKLLDACAYNGWFACHMAKKSAGKVIALDQSEKALQQVERNARLNQLNNIEVLCQNVFDYLKEADQRKEKFDLINLDPPAFVKSSSQLTQALKGYKEINLRAMKLLEAEGILITSSCSHHLSENLFIEVLQQAARDARRQVQILFRGQQGPDHPALLGFPESKYLKCFVLRVI, encoded by the coding sequence ATGATTACCCTCAACTCCAAAGCAGAAAAGCGTCTTCAACAAGGCCATCCCTGGATTTTCAGATCGGATCTGAGTATTCCAGAGAATACCCTGGCTGGAGCAGTCTCCCTGCAGAACACTTCTAAAAAATTCCTGGGGCTGGCGCTATACAGTCCCTACTCTCAAATAGCACTGCGAACGCTGTCTGCTAAAAATCAATCGATCGATCTCAATTTTTTTAAGCAAAGAATCACTCAAGCCTGGGAAAGACGAAAACAGTTAAAGCTCCCCTCGAATGCTTATCGCATCGTCTTTGGCGAATCGGATTTCATCCCCTCTTTTATTTTGGATTTTTACAATGGGGCCCTCAGTTTTCAGATTCTAAGTGCCGGCCTCGAAAGCTGTAGAGGCCTTGTTTTACAGGCCGTGGAAGAGATTTTTCATCCGGAAATTCTGGTGGAACGCAATGATGTTTCCGTGAGACGCCTTGAAAATCTGGAGCAGGCCCAAGGGCTGCTGAAGGGCGAAAAATCTTTTATCGAAATAGAAGAAGGCTCGCTTCGTTTTGAAGTAGATCTGCTGGAAGGCCAAAAAACGGGGGCTTTTTTGGATCAGCGCGACAATCGAATGTTGGCCTCTCTGCTGGCTCAGGGTAAAAAAAAGCTGCTCGACGCTTGCGCCTACAATGGTTGGTTTGCCTGCCACATGGCAAAAAAATCTGCGGGAAAGGTGATCGCGCTGGATCAGAGCGAGAAGGCTCTCCAACAAGTGGAACGGAATGCCAGGCTCAATCAACTGAACAACATCGAAGTGCTCTGCCAGAATGTATTTGATTATTTAAAAGAAGCAGATCAACGAAAAGAAAAATTTGATTTGATCAATTTGGACCCGCCTGCCTTTGTAAAATCAAGCTCCCAGCTGACTCAAGCCCTGAAGGGCTATAAAGAAATCAATCTCAGGGCCATGAAGCTTCTGGAAGCAGAAGGAATTTTAATCACCTCCTCTTGTTCCCATCACCTCAGTGAAAATTTATTTATTGAAGTACTGCAGCAAGCTGCGCGAGATGCAAGGCGTCAAGTACAAATTTTATTTAGAGGCCAGCAAGGCCCAGATCATCCTGCCTTACTGGGTTTTCCAGAATCGAAATACCTCAAGTGTTTTGTCCTGAGGGTGATTTGA
- a CDS encoding purine-nucleoside phosphorylase, with product MQASKYVHQVQKSAAWLKKKLRVSSSGIIVFGSNLSSAFLGKTKILQSIPFSTIPFFPQPTVKGHKPFLHHVLLGDKSFCVAEGRLHYYEGFSIPNLCFPILLYHELGIQNFIFTNVAGALDPKFQVGDLMYVSDHINFMGFNPLREIGQMYERDRFISLNELYDKNWEKHFLEIAQQQKIKLHSGVYLGLNGPSYETPAEIKAFRAWGAHAVGMSTIPEVLVAKYLACRVAAISCISNVCNDSVSTLSHEGVLEVAQQNQNKLAHLLEDFLCEIPLF from the coding sequence ATGCAAGCTTCAAAATACGTGCATCAAGTGCAAAAAAGTGCGGCCTGGCTGAAAAAAAAGCTAAGGGTAAGCTCCTCGGGTATTATCGTTTTTGGCTCAAATTTGTCTTCTGCATTTCTCGGTAAAACAAAAATTCTTCAAAGTATTCCTTTCTCCACTATTCCTTTTTTTCCACAACCCACGGTGAAAGGGCATAAGCCCTTTTTGCATCATGTGTTACTGGGTGATAAATCCTTTTGTGTGGCAGAAGGGCGCTTGCATTATTATGAGGGGTTTAGCATCCCAAATCTTTGTTTCCCCATTTTGCTATATCACGAGTTGGGGATCCAAAATTTTATATTTACCAACGTAGCAGGGGCCTTGGATCCAAAATTTCAGGTAGGAGATTTGATGTACGTGTCGGATCACATCAACTTCATGGGCTTTAATCCCTTGCGTGAGATTGGGCAAATGTACGAAAGAGATCGCTTTATCTCCCTGAACGAGCTGTATGATAAAAACTGGGAAAAACACTTTCTTGAAATTGCGCAGCAACAGAAGATTAAACTCCATTCTGGAGTTTATTTGGGACTGAATGGCCCCAGCTATGAAACGCCTGCTGAAATCAAGGCCTTTCGCGCCTGGGGTGCCCATGCGGTGGGGATGTCGACTATCCCTGAGGTGCTGGTGGCCAAGTATCTTGCTTGTCGAGTGGCGGCTATTTCTTGTATAAGCAACGTTTGCAACGATTCTGTTTCAACCCTCTCTCATGAGGGGGTGTTAGAGGTGGCGCAGCAAAACCAAAATAAACTAGCCCATTTATTGGAGGATTTTTTGTGCGAGATTCCATTATTTTAG
- the hemC gene encoding hydroxymethylbilane synthase produces MRDSIILATRASALALFQANLVKGLLEQKHPGLKVEILPLKTSGDLILDRPLREVGGKALFVKEIEEALLQKKADFAVHSMKDVPALLPQGLKLGVILEREDASDVLICRNEGKLENLPPAAKVGSSSLRRKIQLLRLRPDLKVVDLRGNIDTRLRKLKEGALDAILLAAAGLKRLGLFQTHFQRLDFIASPGQGAIGLEYRECDRELQNILQVLDHPQTHVCVEAERLLMRHFEASCELPLGAHAFLKGNGLSLKAFVSNQDGSRYLEAEKEGELVQALLMAQALVDELKAQGAEEFFKV; encoded by the coding sequence GTGCGAGATTCCATTATTTTAGCGACACGAGCTTCCGCCTTGGCTTTGTTCCAAGCCAATCTGGTAAAAGGTTTGTTGGAACAGAAACATCCCGGTTTAAAAGTGGAAATCCTTCCCCTGAAAACTTCCGGCGATCTTATCTTAGATCGGCCTTTGCGGGAGGTGGGGGGCAAGGCCTTATTTGTCAAAGAAATTGAAGAGGCCTTGCTGCAGAAGAAAGCGGATTTTGCGGTGCACAGTATGAAAGACGTTCCGGCGCTGCTTCCTCAGGGATTGAAACTGGGGGTAATTTTAGAAAGGGAAGATGCGAGCGATGTCCTAATTTGTAGAAATGAAGGCAAGTTAGAGAATCTTCCTCCGGCAGCAAAAGTGGGCAGCAGCTCGCTACGCCGAAAAATTCAATTGCTTCGCCTTCGTCCCGATTTGAAAGTAGTAGATCTTCGTGGAAACATTGATACGCGCCTGCGCAAGTTGAAGGAAGGCGCTTTGGATGCCATCTTGTTGGCTGCCGCAGGGCTAAAGCGTTTGGGCCTTTTTCAAACTCATTTCCAAAGACTAGATTTTATTGCCTCACCCGGTCAAGGGGCCATAGGTCTGGAATATCGGGAATGTGACCGCGAATTACAAAATATTCTGCAAGTCTTAGATCATCCTCAAACCCATGTTTGTGTAGAAGCAGAGCGCCTTTTGATGAGGCATTTTGAGGCCTCGTGTGAATTGCCTTTGGGTGCGCATGCTTTTTTAAAAGGCAATGGCTTGTCACTAAAAGCCTTTGTCTCAAACCAGGATGGAAGTCGTTATCTGGAAGCAGAAAAAGAAGGTGAGCTTGTTCAAGCTCTGCTGATGGCCCAAGCGTTGGTTGATGAATTAAAAGCACAAGGGGCAGAGGAGTTTTTTAAAGTATGA
- the cobA gene encoding uroporphyrinogen-III C-methyltransferase, translating to MSRKGKIYLVGAGPGDKGLLTLKGAQVLSKADLVFYDNLVNPEILEYAPPHANCVYVGKRGLGDKTSQTHIEDQLVQAVQEGKCVIRLKGGDPFLFGRGGEEAERLAQENIPFEIVPGVSSLIAAPAYAGIPLTHRDWSSTLAFVTGYTQENSPYPIDWPALAKMQTIVLVMGVKTLQGNCARLLQGGMRGSTPVAIIRWGTTPRQKTYISTLEKVADEMQQIKLMPPVVMVIGEVVKLRSKLCWYEKLPLFGKKILVTRAASQISELSDGLSALGAEVYKVPSLEFSAPDSWEDLDQVSQNLSQFEWLVFSSAQGVEFFMKHFLSLHPDIRLFPKIKIACVGPKTALALEKFYLKADRVAQNSSAAGLAQEMILGKMIHGKVLFVRAQEGREEFVERLLQENIFLTMVFAYKTQACSEGVQKLQQGLDFGKLDLLLFASASAIKNLFALLNEAQKNMLLKRPCLCIGPTTAQTAKDFGFLSVVQSEIPSVESLIEKAIGCF from the coding sequence ATGAGTCGTAAAGGAAAAATCTACCTCGTCGGCGCTGGGCCGGGAGATAAGGGTTTGCTGACTCTAAAAGGGGCTCAGGTTCTTTCTAAAGCCGATCTTGTTTTCTACGATAATCTCGTGAATCCAGAAATTTTAGAATATGCCCCTCCACATGCAAATTGCGTGTATGTGGGCAAGCGCGGTTTGGGTGACAAGACTTCCCAAACTCATATCGAAGACCAACTGGTTCAAGCAGTTCAGGAAGGTAAATGCGTCATCCGTTTAAAAGGAGGAGACCCTTTTTTGTTTGGCCGTGGGGGAGAAGAAGCAGAGCGCTTAGCTCAAGAAAATATTCCTTTTGAAATTGTCCCCGGAGTTTCTTCACTTATTGCAGCCCCAGCGTATGCAGGGATTCCGCTGACTCATCGGGATTGGAGTTCTACCCTTGCTTTTGTCACAGGCTACACCCAGGAGAATAGTCCTTATCCCATCGATTGGCCCGCCTTGGCTAAAATGCAAACTATAGTTTTGGTGATGGGAGTGAAGACTCTCCAAGGGAATTGTGCCCGATTATTACAGGGCGGTATGCGTGGATCCACCCCCGTTGCGATCATTCGTTGGGGAACGACCCCTAGACAAAAAACTTATATTTCTACTTTAGAAAAAGTTGCTGATGAAATGCAGCAAATAAAATTGATGCCTCCCGTGGTGATGGTGATTGGAGAAGTGGTTAAGCTTCGTTCCAAACTTTGTTGGTATGAAAAACTTCCCTTGTTTGGAAAAAAAATTTTGGTGACTCGGGCTGCCTCTCAAATATCGGAGTTGTCTGATGGCTTATCTGCCTTGGGAGCAGAGGTGTATAAAGTCCCAAGTCTTGAGTTTAGTGCACCGGATTCTTGGGAGGATCTGGATCAAGTCAGTCAAAATCTGTCCCAATTTGAATGGTTAGTGTTTAGCAGTGCGCAGGGTGTCGAATTTTTCATGAAGCATTTTTTGAGTCTTCATCCAGACATTCGACTTTTTCCAAAAATAAAAATCGCCTGTGTAGGACCTAAAACAGCTTTGGCCTTGGAAAAATTTTATTTGAAGGCCGATAGGGTAGCTCAAAACAGCTCTGCTGCTGGTCTGGCTCAGGAGATGATTCTGGGGAAGATGATCCACGGAAAAGTGCTTTTTGTGCGTGCTCAAGAGGGACGAGAGGAATTTGTGGAGAGACTTTTGCAAGAAAATATTTTTCTCACAATGGTTTTTGCCTATAAAACCCAAGCCTGTTCAGAAGGAGTCCAGAAACTTCAACAAGGTTTGGACTTTGGAAAATTGGATTTGTTACTCTTTGCGTCTGCCTCTGCCATCAAGAATTTATTTGCCCTTTTGAACGAAGCACAGAAAAATATGCTGCTGAAACGGCCCTGTCTTTGTATCGGCCCTACCACTGCTCAGACCGCCAAGGATTTTGGCTTTCTCTCTGTGGTTCAAAGTGAGATTCCCAGCGTTGAAAGCCTTATTGAAAAAGCCATAGGATGTTTTTGA
- a CDS encoding class I SAM-dependent methyltransferase has product MFKKNNQVNEKNKLFEVQPKQIFEVYSGFAGTQALLAAIELNLFQFIANQLNTVERMAPALNISARSLRILLDALVALKILNKAKNVYQLSSESKQYLVKGGALYIGDVLLRYAFNFENWHPLLEALRKGPSLNMKSCEERMRGIQDSSRDIFSTSYASAVFISKKLGVGKSLKNLKVLDIGAGSAAWSLAFVLADAQSQVDALDFEGILPLTREFVQKFRVEKQYNYLAGDVLEYSLKKEHYDVILIGHLCHHLGEQDSKKLFKKCHEALRPKGRVLIAEYVANDLRTGDKIALLFGLKMILQSTQGDVFTVKEFKKWLAGCKFRKTSALSAVYPTTVISAQKG; this is encoded by the coding sequence ATGTTCAAAAAAAATAATCAGGTGAATGAAAAAAATAAGCTCTTCGAGGTACAACCCAAACAGATATTTGAGGTCTACTCTGGTTTTGCAGGCACTCAGGCCTTGCTTGCTGCCATTGAGCTAAATCTCTTTCAATTCATTGCCAATCAATTGAATACGGTAGAACGCATGGCCCCCGCCTTGAATATTTCCGCGCGTTCCCTGCGTATTTTACTGGATGCCTTGGTGGCGCTTAAGATTTTAAACAAGGCAAAAAATGTCTATCAATTGAGTTCGGAGTCCAAACAATATTTGGTAAAAGGTGGGGCTCTGTATATTGGGGATGTTTTACTTCGTTATGCCTTTAACTTCGAGAACTGGCACCCCTTGCTTGAGGCCTTGCGCAAAGGGCCCTCCTTGAACATGAAAAGCTGCGAGGAACGCATGAGGGGAATTCAGGATTCTTCCCGGGATATCTTTAGCACTTCTTATGCCTCGGCTGTTTTCATTAGCAAAAAACTAGGTGTGGGGAAAAGTTTAAAAAATTTAAAAGTGTTGGATATCGGTGCAGGTTCTGCTGCCTGGAGCCTGGCCTTTGTCTTGGCCGATGCTCAGAGTCAGGTAGATGCGCTCGATTTTGAAGGCATCTTGCCTCTAACCCGAGAGTTTGTGCAAAAATTTAGAGTGGAAAAGCAGTACAATTACCTGGCCGGAGATGTCTTGGAATATTCCTTAAAAAAAGAGCACTACGATGTTATTTTAATCGGACATCTTTGCCATCATTTGGGCGAGCAAGATTCAAAGAAGCTCTTCAAAAAATGTCACGAGGCCTTAAGACCCAAAGGCCGGGTGCTGATTGCCGAATATGTGGCCAACGACTTGAGAACCGGTGACAAGATTGCATTGCTGTTCGGTTTAAAGATGATTCTGCAAAGTACTCAGGGCGATGTATTTACGGTGAAGGAATTTAAAAAATGGCTGGCTGGCTGTAAATTTCGCAAGACCAGTGCCTTGTCGGC